A single genomic interval of Alteromonas sp. CI.11.F.A3 harbors:
- a CDS encoding alpha/beta hydrolase produces MKFILILLFVITSATACAAQRDYTFPSKINAAEHYVFYSHGYIVEGDDPTPIHPRWGVYNFPSIQKALDDASYTLIAHHRPKGVSPIDCAKRLTGEVKQLITFGVPPENITLTGFSRGGAITILAVNELKNAKVNVVILAGCAGLINRKRDIQLYGRVLSIYETSDDVGSCNLLEARSPMLKEFKEIAISTGKEHGAFYRPVDEWLVPLKQWINSSISEPEINEDE; encoded by the coding sequence ATGAAATTTATACTTATTTTATTATTTGTTATTACAAGTGCTACCGCCTGCGCCGCACAACGCGATTATACTTTTCCCAGTAAAATAAACGCTGCCGAACACTACGTTTTCTATTCCCATGGTTATATCGTAGAAGGTGACGACCCAACACCCATACACCCTCGGTGGGGGGTATATAATTTTCCGAGTATTCAAAAAGCACTTGATGACGCTAGCTATACTTTAATAGCACACCACAGACCAAAGGGCGTAAGCCCAATCGACTGCGCTAAACGCCTTACCGGAGAAGTTAAACAACTTATCACTTTTGGTGTACCACCAGAAAACATTACCCTTACCGGCTTTTCCCGCGGTGGCGCTATTACTATATTGGCGGTAAACGAGTTAAAAAACGCTAAGGTCAATGTCGTGATTTTAGCGGGCTGTGCAGGATTAATTAATCGAAAACGCGATATTCAGTTATACGGCCGCGTGCTTTCAATTTATGAAACCTCTGATGATGTTGGCTCGTGCAACCTGTTAGAAGCACGCAGCCCTATGCTTAAAGAATTCAAAGAGATAGCCATTTCAACTGGCAAAGAGCACGGCGCGTTTTATCGCCCCGTAGACGAATGGCTTGTACCGTTGAAACAATGGATTAATAGTTCAATCAGCGAGCCTGAAATTAACGAGGACGAATAA
- a CDS encoding alpha/beta hydrolase, with protein sequence MLSRYFWVLMVLAFSAIANANVEFKIPRSTVVELQDKNTDRTYPIFIKLPKSYRANTTASYPVIYLLDGSYAFQVVSGVTRFPMNSGVMEQAIIVAISYSKGSKGAASRVRDYTPYLDEDWKLETGKAAHHADFINDTVFTYISNNYRVEGMPKTLVGNSLGGLFSAYVLFTRPNMFSSYIIGSPSVWFRDNAILSEAIVPAKTPVNVYLAVGALERPEYGEREDMVEGAQQLAQKITQQSKRHINLKFKLIDEATHATAFPTTAIQGLDWLYGSRQQQ encoded by the coding sequence ATGCTGTCGCGTTATTTCTGGGTATTAATGGTGTTAGCCTTCAGTGCCATAGCTAATGCTAACGTTGAATTCAAAATACCTAGAAGTACAGTTGTAGAACTTCAAGATAAAAACACTGACCGTACTTACCCCATTTTTATCAAGTTGCCGAAAAGCTACCGAGCTAATACGACAGCATCTTACCCAGTGATTTATTTGTTGGACGGCTCTTATGCATTTCAGGTTGTGTCAGGAGTAACACGATTTCCTATGAACAGTGGTGTAATGGAGCAGGCAATTATAGTAGCCATATCCTACTCGAAAGGGTCTAAGGGGGCCGCAAGTCGTGTTCGTGACTATACCCCTTACCTTGATGAAGACTGGAAGCTTGAAACTGGCAAAGCAGCGCATCATGCTGACTTTATTAATGACACAGTATTTACCTATATTTCGAATAACTATCGCGTGGAGGGAATGCCTAAAACGTTAGTCGGAAATTCCTTAGGCGGGCTATTTAGTGCTTATGTGCTTTTTACTCGCCCAAATATGTTTAGTAGTTACATTATTGGTAGCCCATCGGTGTGGTTTCGCGACAATGCTATTTTGTCTGAAGCAATTGTACCCGCCAAAACACCTGTAAACGTTTATCTTGCAGTGGGAGCGTTAGAGCGCCCTGAATATGGTGAAAGGGAAGATATGGTTGAAGGTGCACAACAGCTGGCTCAAAAAATAACGCAACAGAGTAAGCGGCACATAAATCTCAAGTTTAAACTCATTGATGAGGCCACCCACGCTACTGCATTTCCCACTACCGCCATACAGGGGTTAGATTGGCTCTATGGTAGTCGTCAGCAACAGTAA
- the rplS gene encoding 50S ribosomal protein L19 translates to MSKVSQDIIKKIEQAQLKSDVPGFGPGDTVVVKVRVTEGDKERLQAYEGVVIAKRNRGLHSSFTVRKISSGEGVERVFQTHSPAISSIEVKRRGAVRRAKLYYLRERSGKSARIKEKLN, encoded by the coding sequence ATGAGCAAAGTCAGTCAAGATATCATCAAGAAAATTGAGCAAGCACAGCTTAAATCTGATGTTCCAGGGTTTGGCCCGGGTGACACAGTAGTTGTTAAAGTTCGCGTTACCGAAGGTGACAAAGAGCGTCTTCAGGCTTATGAAGGTGTTGTTATCGCTAAGCGTAACCGTGGTCTGCACTCGTCTTTTACCGTACGTAAGATTTCTAGCGGCGAAGGCGTTGAGCGTGTGTTCCAAACACACAGCCCGGCTATCTCTTCAATTGAAGTTAAACGCCGCGGTGCGGTTCGTCGTGCTAAGCTTTACTATCTTCGTGAACGTTCAGGTAAATCTGCACGTATCAAAGAAAAGCTTAACTAA
- the trmD gene encoding tRNA (guanosine(37)-N1)-methyltransferase TrmD, with amino-acid sequence MTPEKWFGVVSLFPDMFAPFTQQGVIGRAVKSGKLSVDTFNPRDFTHDRHRTVDDRPYGGGPGMLMMVKPLTDAIQAAKKVGGENSSVIYLSPQGKPLDQAGVQRLAGIDRTILICGRYEGIDERVIESHVDEEVSIGDYVLSGGELPAMVLMDAVARLVPGVLGHKASAVEDSFTDGLLDCPHYTRPEVLDGQSVPDVLLSGDHEKIRQWRLMQSLGRTLLRRPDLLNHLALTEEQQRLLEIFQTQLQRDDS; translated from the coding sequence GTGACTCCGGAAAAATGGTTCGGGGTGGTTAGCCTGTTTCCAGATATGTTCGCGCCATTTACCCAACAGGGTGTAATCGGCAGGGCTGTTAAGTCTGGAAAATTATCGGTTGATACCTTTAACCCCCGCGACTTTACCCATGACCGCCATCGCACAGTTGACGATCGCCCCTATGGTGGCGGACCCGGCATGCTGATGATGGTTAAACCGCTTACCGACGCAATACAAGCTGCCAAGAAAGTTGGTGGCGAAAACAGTAGCGTGATCTACTTATCACCCCAAGGGAAACCCCTTGACCAAGCAGGCGTTCAACGTCTTGCTGGAATTGACCGTACGATTTTAATCTGTGGTCGATATGAAGGAATTGATGAGCGCGTAATCGAAAGCCATGTAGATGAAGAAGTCTCCATTGGTGATTACGTTCTAAGTGGCGGTGAACTGCCGGCAATGGTCTTAATGGACGCAGTTGCTAGATTAGTTCCCGGCGTGTTGGGGCATAAAGCTTCAGCAGTTGAAGATTCCTTTACCGATGGTCTTCTGGATTGTCCGCATTATACGCGGCCAGAAGTACTAGATGGTCAATCGGTACCTGACGTGTTGTTAAGTGGTGATCATGAAAAAATTAGGCAGTGGCGATTAATGCAGTCTTTGGGTAGAACCTTACTGCGTCGCCCTGATTTGTTAAATCACCTAGCTCTGACTGAGGAGCAGCAGCGGTTATTGGAAATATTCCAAACGCAGTTGCAGCGAGATGACAGTTAA
- the rimM gene encoding ribosome maturation factor RimM (Essential for efficient processing of 16S rRNA) — MSLASDIVVVGKIGAPYGVKGWVKINSYTQTPEGIFEYLPWFLGEKNEYQIDQWRTHGKGLVAKIVGVDNRDDAERIKNLDINISASQLPDLGDDGIYWRELTGMKVVTTQGYDLGVVKEVFNTGANDVVHVKANVGDAFGQKERLIPFVFDDVVQEVDREAKVIKVDWDPGF; from the coding sequence ATGAGTTTAGCGTCTGACATTGTGGTTGTTGGCAAAATCGGTGCACCTTACGGTGTAAAAGGTTGGGTCAAAATCAACAGCTATACACAAACACCAGAAGGTATTTTTGAGTACTTGCCTTGGTTCCTTGGCGAAAAAAACGAATACCAAATTGACCAATGGCGAACGCATGGTAAAGGCCTGGTAGCAAAGATTGTTGGTGTGGATAACCGAGATGATGCAGAACGCATCAAAAACTTGGATATAAACATTAGCGCTTCGCAACTTCCCGATTTAGGGGACGATGGCATTTATTGGCGCGAGCTCACTGGCATGAAAGTGGTAACTACGCAAGGTTACGACTTAGGTGTGGTGAAAGAAGTATTTAATACAGGTGCCAATGACGTGGTTCACGTTAAAGCTAATGTAGGCGATGCTTTTGGTCAAAAAGAAAGATTAATACCTTTTGTGTTCGACGACGTTGTACAAGAGGTTGATCGGGAAGCGAAGGTCATTAAAGTTGACTGGGATCCGGGGTTTTAA